In one Yoonia rosea genomic region, the following are encoded:
- a CDS encoding mannitol dehydrogenase family protein produces the protein MEAGLPADGQTPAATRPATGIVHLGLGAFFRGFGCVYVADAMAASGGDWGIAGVSLRSPATRDALRLRDWRYTSVTLAPEGEAPRDISVLNDVLVAPEDPEAVLAIMADPAVRIVTLTVTEKGYCHNPATGELNLDHPDIQHDLTHELPVSAPGFLVRALARRKANGTAPFTVLTCDNLPKNGKLVRGMVLQLASRIDPALADWIAAKGKFPSTMVDRITPATTDADIARIALLTGTPDAAPVLHEPFSQWAVEDDFVDDARPALEDAGVEMVVDVTAHEDMKLRMLNGTHSALAYTGYLVGHETIADTVADRDFARYAHALWDEIMPAVTAPEGVSLTDYADALMSRYANPAIRHRTWQIAMDGSQKLPQRILGTVRDNLDAGRSVAGLCTAIAAWMRYVSGTDEAGKCIDVRDPLADRLFALAEAQSSPADIVAALLSVEEIFPADLAARLQEPVTRAATVIWDEGVRAAITRAVS, from the coding sequence ATGGAGGCTGGCTTGCCCGCTGACGGTCAAACCCCAGCCGCCACGCGCCCCGCCACCGGGATCGTGCATCTCGGACTTGGTGCGTTCTTTCGCGGCTTTGGCTGTGTCTATGTTGCTGATGCCATGGCCGCGTCAGGGGGTGACTGGGGCATTGCCGGTGTGTCGCTCCGCAGCCCCGCGACCCGCGATGCGCTGCGCCTGCGCGATTGGCGCTATACGTCTGTGACGCTGGCACCCGAAGGCGAAGCGCCGCGTGATATCAGTGTTTTGAACGATGTGCTCGTCGCGCCGGAAGATCCCGAAGCGGTGCTTGCGATCATGGCCGATCCTGCCGTGCGGATTGTCACGCTGACCGTCACCGAAAAGGGCTATTGCCACAATCCGGCCACCGGAGAGTTGAACCTCGACCACCCGGATATCCAACATGATCTGACGCATGAGCTGCCCGTTTCCGCGCCGGGTTTTCTGGTGCGCGCGCTGGCACGACGCAAGGCGAATGGCACGGCGCCATTCACGGTGCTGACCTGCGATAACCTGCCAAAGAATGGCAAGCTGGTGCGCGGCATGGTCCTGCAACTGGCCAGCCGGATTGACCCCGCGCTGGCGGACTGGATTGCAGCCAAGGGCAAGTTTCCCTCCACGATGGTGGATCGGATCACCCCCGCGACGACCGACGCCGACATTGCGCGTATCGCGCTACTGACCGGCACACCCGACGCTGCCCCCGTGCTGCACGAGCCGTTTTCCCAATGGGCGGTTGAAGATGATTTCGTCGACGATGCCCGCCCCGCCTTGGAAGATGCAGGGGTCGAGATGGTTGTGGATGTGACCGCGCATGAGGACATGAAGCTGCGCATGCTGAACGGCACCCATTCCGCACTGGCCTATACCGGCTATCTTGTCGGGCACGAAACCATTGCCGATACAGTCGCGGATCGCGACTTTGCCCGTTACGCGCACGCCTTGTGGGATGAGATCATGCCCGCTGTCACAGCGCCCGAAGGCGTCAGTCTGACGGACTATGCCGATGCGTTGATGAGCCGCTATGCCAACCCTGCAATCCGCCACCGTACATGGCAAATCGCAATGGACGGGAGCCAGAAACTACCGCAGCGGATCCTTGGGACCGTAAGGGACAATCTTGATGCAGGCCGCAGCGTCGCGGGGCTTTGCACGGCGATTGCGGCATGGATGCGCTATGTCAGCGGGACCGATGAGGCAGGCAAATGCATTGATGTGCGCGATCCGCTTGCCGACCGCCTCTTTGCGCTTGCAGAGGCACAGAGCAGCCCCGCAGATATCGTCGCCGCCTTGCTTTCGGTCGAAGAGATATTCCCCGCTGATCTGGCCGCGCGTCTGCAAGAACCGGTGACACGCGCGGCGACAGTGATCTGGGACGAGGGCGTGCGCGCTGCGATCACGAGGGCCGTATCATGA
- the kduD gene encoding 2-dehydro-3-deoxy-D-gluconate 5-dehydrogenase KduD: protein MSNPFDLTGRRALVTGANTGIGQAIALGLAQAGAEVICAGRRTCDETVGMISDAGGKASSVRVDFTDPMAGRGLFDDQAIDILINNAGIIRRNDAVDFTEEDWDAVMDVNLKALFFTTQAFAKAVLARGGAGRVVNIASLLSFQGGIRVPSYTASKHGVAGLTKLLANEWAAKGINVNAVAPGYIETNNTEALRADPDRNKAIVERIPAGRWGDASDIAGAAVYLCTPAAGYVHGAVLNVDGGWLAR, encoded by the coding sequence GTGAGCAACCCCTTCGATCTGACAGGCCGCCGCGCGCTGGTCACGGGTGCCAACACCGGCATCGGGCAGGCGATTGCCCTTGGGCTGGCGCAGGCCGGTGCCGAAGTGATCTGCGCCGGGCGTCGCACCTGTGATGAAACCGTGGGCATGATCTCGGATGCGGGCGGCAAGGCGTCTTCTGTGCGGGTTGATTTCACTGATCCGATGGCGGGTCGGGGGCTCTTTGATGATCAGGCGATTGATATTCTGATCAACAACGCGGGTATCATCCGCCGCAACGACGCGGTCGACTTTACCGAAGAAGACTGGGACGCGGTGATGGACGTGAACCTCAAGGCGCTGTTCTTTACCACGCAGGCCTTTGCCAAGGCGGTCTTGGCGCGCGGCGGCGCCGGTCGCGTCGTCAACATCGCGTCGCTTCTGTCATTCCAGGGTGGTATCCGCGTGCCAAGCTATACCGCGTCGAAACACGGCGTGGCGGGGCTGACAAAGCTGCTGGCCAACGAATGGGCGGCCAAGGGGATCAACGTGAATGCCGTAGCCCCCGGATATATCGAAACCAACAACACCGAAGCACTGCGCGCCGATCCGGATCGCAACAAAGCGATCGTTGAGCGTATTCCGGCAGGCCGCTGGGGTGATGCCTCTGATATTGCAGGGGCTGCGGTCTATCTGTGTACGCCCGCAGCCGGCTATGTGCACGGTGCCGTTCTCAATGTTGATGGAGGCTGGCTTGCCCGCTGA
- the kduI gene encoding 5-dehydro-4-deoxy-D-glucuronate isomerase, which yields MLRTETRHAIDPATAKTLDTDQLRDHFHVAGLFADGEINLVYSHYDRLILGSAVPAGKALTLDKVEATGTATILERREMGVLNIGDTGTVSVGGEDYELETGEVLYIGMGAGPVTFAGAGRFYVLSAPAHQTYPTTLIKLKDARRVEMGARETANERVIIQFLHPEVCKSCQLLMGYTQFAEGSVWNTMPAHLHDRRMEAYLYFQLPENQRVFHLMGEPSQTRHIVMANEEAVISPPWSIHAGAGTSSYTFCWAMAGDNVDFTDMDMVAMGDLR from the coding sequence ATGCTGAGAACTGAAACACGCCACGCCATTGATCCTGCCACGGCCAAAACGCTCGACACCGATCAATTACGCGACCATTTCCACGTGGCCGGTTTGTTCGCGGATGGCGAGATCAATCTGGTCTACAGCCACTATGATCGTCTGATCCTGGGTTCAGCGGTGCCAGCAGGCAAGGCACTGACACTGGACAAGGTCGAGGCGACGGGAACGGCCACCATTCTGGAACGCCGCGAAATGGGCGTGCTCAACATTGGAGACACCGGCACAGTCAGCGTCGGTGGTGAGGACTATGAACTTGAAACAGGCGAGGTCCTCTATATTGGGATGGGCGCTGGGCCGGTCACATTCGCCGGTGCGGGGCGGTTCTATGTGCTGTCCGCACCTGCGCATCAGACCTATCCGACAACCCTGATCAAACTTAAGGATGCCCGCCGCGTCGAGATGGGCGCGCGCGAGACCGCGAACGAGCGGGTGATCATTCAGTTCCTGCATCCCGAGGTCTGCAAATCCTGCCAATTGCTGATGGGCTATACGCAGTTCGCCGAAGGGTCGGTGTGGAACACCATGCCTGCGCATCTGCATGACCGCCGGATGGAGGCCTATCTTTATTTCCAGCTTCCCGAAAACCAGCGCGTTTTTCATCTGATGGGTGAACCCAGCCAGACCCGCCACATCGTGATGGCAAATGAGGAAGCGGTGATTTCGCCACCTTGGTCGATCCACGCAGGGGCCGGCACGTCGTCCTACACCTTCTGCTGGGCGATGGCGGGCGACAACGTCGATTTCACGGATATGGATATGGTCGCTATGGGGGATTTGCGGTGA
- a CDS encoding cupin domain-containing protein, with translation MSYPVVPTDPGVTRQILAENPQLMVVAFEFDAGAEGKLHAHLHVQATYVESGYFTFTVDGTAHELGPGDSLVIPSNARHGCICAKAGKLIDTFTPRRDDFL, from the coding sequence ATGTCCTATCCCGTCGTTCCAACCGACCCCGGCGTGACCCGCCAGATCCTTGCCGAGAACCCACAGCTTATGGTGGTGGCCTTTGAGTTCGACGCAGGTGCCGAAGGCAAACTGCACGCCCACCTCCATGTGCAGGCCACTTATGTTGAAAGCGGTTATTTTACCTTCACAGTTGACGGCACCGCGCATGAACTGGGCCCTGGCGACAGTCTTGTCATCCCATCAAATGCACGCCACGGTTGCATTTGCGCCAAGGCGGGCAAACTGATCGACACCTTCACACCCCGTCGCGACGATTTCCTCTAA
- a CDS encoding TRAP transporter large permease translates to MELYVLFGSFVVLLLIGTPVAFCLGISSFATIVYLDLPPVVVFQRLNSGVSVFALMAIPFFIYAGDLMVRGDIARRLVALASGFVGHLRGGLGQVNVLSSVMFGGVSGSAAADASAVGGLMVPQMKERGYDVDYAVNITVVSSIIALLLPPSHNMIIYSIAAGGRISIADLFTAGIIPGFLLALLLMLTAWWVAKRKDYPVQPFQGFRMIGTLFVSAAPGLILVAIIFGGVRSGIFTASESSNIAVVYALLVTFFVYRSLSWHDFKEATFAAVRTTAMVLLVIGCAASFGWLLAYTKVPASMVALLQNVSDNPIVILLLLNLILLILGTFMDMSPLIVITTPIFLPVATAFGVDPVHFGVILILNLGIGLCTPPVGAVLFVGCAVGRIPVWDAVRTIWPFYGAAFFTLMLVTYIPALSLWLPALFR, encoded by the coding sequence ATGGAGCTGTATGTCCTCTTCGGGTCCTTCGTTGTCCTGCTGTTGATTGGCACGCCTGTTGCGTTCTGCCTCGGGATCTCCAGCTTTGCGACGATCGTCTATCTGGACCTGCCGCCCGTCGTGGTGTTCCAGCGGTTGAATTCCGGCGTATCAGTTTTTGCCCTGATGGCCATTCCGTTTTTCATCTATGCGGGCGATCTGATGGTCCGTGGTGATATCGCACGGCGCTTGGTGGCGCTTGCCAGCGGTTTTGTCGGGCATCTCCGCGGCGGTCTGGGGCAGGTCAATGTGCTTTCGTCCGTCATGTTCGGCGGCGTGTCGGGGTCTGCGGCCGCCGATGCCAGCGCGGTGGGCGGCCTGATGGTCCCCCAGATGAAAGAGCGCGGCTATGACGTGGATTACGCCGTCAATATCACGGTTGTGTCGTCGATTATCGCGCTACTGCTTCCCCCGTCACACAATATGATCATCTATTCGATTGCCGCAGGCGGGCGTATTTCCATTGCCGACCTGTTCACTGCGGGGATCATTCCGGGCTTCTTGCTGGCGCTTCTCTTGATGCTGACCGCATGGTGGGTTGCAAAGCGCAAGGATTACCCCGTCCAGCCCTTTCAGGGGTTTCGCATGATCGGCACGCTCTTTGTCTCGGCAGCACCGGGTCTGATCCTCGTGGCGATCATTTTTGGCGGGGTCCGTTCCGGTATCTTCACGGCTTCTGAATCGTCGAATATCGCGGTTGTCTACGCACTTTTGGTGACGTTCTTTGTCTATCGCAGTCTGAGCTGGCACGACTTCAAAGAGGCCACATTCGCCGCTGTCCGAACCACGGCAATGGTCCTTTTGGTGATCGGATGTGCCGCCTCTTTTGGCTGGCTGCTGGCCTATACCAAAGTGCCTGCTTCGATGGTCGCGCTGTTGCAGAACGTGTCGGACAATCCGATCGTGATCCTGCTGCTTTTGAACCTGATCCTGCTCATCCTTGGCACGTTCATGGATATGTCACCGCTGATCGTCATCACGACGCCGATCTTTCTGCCCGTTGCCACGGCCTTTGGCGTTGACCCGGTCCATTTCGGGGTGATCCTGATCCTCAACCTTGGCATCGGGCTGTGTACCCCGCCGGTGGGGGCCGTCCTCTTCGTGGGCTGCGCTGTTGGCCGGATTCCCGTCTGGGATGCGGTGCGCACAATCTGGCCCTTCTACGGGGCTGCGTTCTTTACCCTGATGCTTGTCACTTACATTCCCGCGCTGTCCCTGTGGCTGCCAGCGCTGTTCAGATGA
- a CDS encoding TRAP transporter small permease: MEKIAVWTGHLARLALWAAGIGLVLMTVLIAAQVVWRYVLNDSIVWTEPASVMIMGWFIFLGAAVGIREGYHLSFDVLLYLLPLRAKLVLFSISDIAVTAFGAGMIWYGWQLAARTAGNMLPSLGISGAFDFAPIVAGGVLIVLFSIERVFRRAAGLPTARFGDDPGPA; encoded by the coding sequence ATGGAAAAAATAGCGGTCTGGACAGGGCATCTTGCCAGGCTTGCCTTGTGGGCCGCAGGCATCGGGCTTGTTCTGATGACCGTGCTGATCGCCGCGCAGGTGGTGTGGCGCTATGTCCTGAACGACAGCATTGTCTGGACCGAACCCGCCTCTGTTATGATCATGGGGTGGTTCATCTTTCTGGGTGCTGCCGTGGGTATCCGCGAAGGCTATCACCTGTCCTTTGACGTTCTCCTATATTTGCTCCCTTTGCGCGCCAAGCTGGTCCTGTTCTCGATTTCGGATATTGCTGTGACGGCTTTCGGGGCCGGAATGATCTGGTACGGATGGCAACTGGCTGCGCGCACAGCAGGTAATATGCTGCCAAGCTTGGGGATATCGGGTGCGTTCGATTTCGCGCCGATTGTCGCCGGTGGTGTTCTGATCGTTTTATTTTCTATCGAGCGCGTCTTCCGCCGTGCGGCGGGCCTGCCCACGGCGCGTTTCGGCGACGATCCGGGGCCTGCATAG
- a CDS encoding TRAP transporter substrate-binding protein: MTYTKTLAAALLATVATVSIASACETTLRSSDTHPDGYPTVAAVAEMGRLLEERTGGRLCIEVFHSAQLGEEKDTIEQTQFGVIDMNRVSLGPFNNIIEETQIPSLPYIFRSTAHMHTVMDGPVGQQILDAFTDHDLVGLAFYDGGSRSFYNSERPIRSIEDLAGMKFRVMQSDMFVDMVSALGANATPMPYGEVYSSIQTGVIDGAENNWPSYDSSGHFEVAPYYTLDQHLIVPEVLVMAKSTFDGLSAEDQEIVRQAAKDSVPVMRELWAAREAESEARVRAAGVEIIADIDKTPFIEAMVPVYQKYVTSPVLQQMVADIQATQ, translated from the coding sequence ATGACTTACACCAAGACACTCGCTGCGGCCTTGCTGGCCACTGTCGCGACCGTCTCTATCGCGTCCGCCTGCGAGACGACACTGCGGTCGTCCGACACGCATCCTGACGGGTATCCAACGGTTGCGGCGGTCGCGGAAATGGGGCGGCTTCTGGAGGAGCGTACCGGAGGCCGTTTGTGCATCGAAGTGTTCCACTCTGCCCAACTGGGTGAGGAAAAGGACACAATCGAACAAACACAGTTCGGCGTAATCGACATGAATCGTGTCTCGCTTGGGCCGTTCAACAACATTATCGAGGAAACGCAGATCCCGTCGCTGCCCTATATCTTCCGTTCGACCGCGCATATGCACACGGTCATGGACGGTCCTGTCGGCCAGCAGATCCTTGACGCGTTCACTGATCACGATCTGGTTGGTCTGGCCTTCTACGATGGCGGATCGCGCAGTTTCTACAATTCCGAGCGCCCGATCAGATCAATCGAAGATCTGGCGGGAATGAAGTTCCGAGTCATGCAGTCGGATATGTTTGTCGACATGGTTTCGGCGCTTGGGGCCAATGCCACACCGATGCCTTATGGTGAGGTCTATTCCTCGATCCAGACCGGCGTGATTGACGGGGCAGAGAACAACTGGCCGTCATATGACAGTTCAGGCCACTTCGAGGTGGCACCTTACTATACGCTCGACCAGCACCTGATCGTGCCCGAAGTCCTTGTCATGGCGAAATCTACCTTCGACGGGCTGAGCGCAGAGGATCAAGAGATCGTGCGGCAGGCTGCCAAGGACTCTGTCCCGGTCATGCGCGAGCTCTGGGCTGCGCGTGAAGCTGAATCCGAAGCACGCGTGCGTGCGGCGGGCGTCGAGATCATTGCTGATATCGACAAGACGCCGTTCATTGAGGCGATGGTGCCGGTCTACCAGAAGTATGTCACTTCGCCGGTGTTGCAGCAAATGGTCGCCGATATTCAGGCCACCCAATAA
- the uxaC gene encoding glucuronate isomerase, protein MALLDENRLFPTDPVVRGLARELYEGVKDLPIISPHGHTDPRWYAENDAFPDPAKLFVTPDHYVFRMLHSQGIALEDLGVPRVDGGPTEQDPRKIWSLFASNYHLFRGTPSRIWIDHALQEVFGVTERLSAGSANAIYDHIDACLKQDAFRPRALFERFNIEAISTTESAIDDLKWHKMIRDSGWSGNVVTAYRPDSVIDPEFDGFADNVAKMGDMAGEDATTWAGYLAAHRNRRAYFKQFGATSSDHGHASARTEDLPQDEAAHLFDRALRGKCSAEEADRFRGHMLTEMARMSLDDGLVLQIHPGAVRNHAAGVMARFGRDKGYDIPMRTDYVTALRPLLNAVGGEASLTIILFTLDETSYARELAPLAGVYPALRLGPPWWFHDSYEGMMRFREMATETAGFYNTVGFNDDTRAFCSIPARHDVARRVDCSFLATLVATGRLGRDEAPEVAYDLSYRLAKQAYKL, encoded by the coding sequence ATGGCTTTACTTGACGAGAATCGTTTATTTCCGACGGATCCGGTGGTTCGTGGGCTGGCCCGTGAACTGTACGAAGGGGTCAAGGACCTGCCGATCATCAGTCCGCACGGCCATACCGATCCGCGCTGGTATGCCGAAAACGACGCGTTTCCTGACCCTGCTAAACTGTTTGTCACGCCTGATCATTATGTTTTCAGGATGCTGCATAGTCAGGGTATCGCCCTGGAAGACCTCGGTGTACCCCGCGTTGACGGCGGGCCGACGGAACAGGACCCGCGCAAAATCTGGTCGCTGTTTGCCAGCAACTATCATCTGTTCCGCGGTACACCGTCGCGCATCTGGATCGATCACGCGCTACAAGAGGTGTTCGGCGTGACAGAGCGCCTGTCGGCAGGGTCGGCGAACGCGATCTATGATCATATTGATGCCTGTCTGAAACAGGACGCATTTCGGCCGCGCGCCCTGTTTGAGAGATTCAACATCGAGGCGATCTCGACGACCGAGAGCGCCATTGATGATCTGAAGTGGCACAAGATGATCCGCGACAGCGGGTGGAGCGGCAACGTCGTGACGGCCTATCGTCCCGATTCCGTCATTGATCCGGAATTCGACGGGTTTGCGGACAACGTCGCAAAGATGGGGGACATGGCGGGTGAGGACGCAACCACCTGGGCGGGCTATCTGGCGGCACACCGCAATCGCCGCGCCTATTTCAAGCAGTTTGGCGCGACCTCTTCAGATCACGGTCATGCAAGCGCGCGCACCGAAGACCTGCCGCAGGATGAAGCGGCGCATTTGTTTGATCGGGCTTTGCGGGGCAAATGCAGCGCCGAAGAGGCCGACCGCTTTCGCGGTCACATGCTGACCGAAATGGCGCGTATGTCGCTGGACGACGGGTTGGTTCTACAAATCCATCCGGGCGCAGTCCGCAACCATGCAGCGGGCGTGATGGCGCGCTTTGGCCGCGACAAGGGATACGATATTCCCATGCGGACCGATTATGTCACAGCCCTCCGCCCGCTTCTGAATGCGGTTGGCGGAGAGGCCAGCTTGACCATCATTCTGTTCACGCTGGATGAGACATCCTATGCCCGCGAACTGGCCCCTTTGGCGGGTGTCTATCCCGCGCTGCGTCTGGGCCCGCCGTGGTGGTTTCATGACAGCTATGAGGGGATGATGCGGTTCCGTGAAATGGCGACGGAAACGGCCGGTTTTTACAACACAGTCGGGTTCAATGATGACACCCGCGCCTTTTGTTCAATTCCCGCGCGGCACGATGTGGCGCGCAGGGTTGATTGTTCGTTTCTTGCCACACTGGTCGCCACTGGCCGGTTGGGCAGGGATGAAGCGCCCGAGGTTGCGTATGACCTCAGCTACCGGCTTGCAAAACAGGCCTACAAGCTCTGA
- a CDS encoding GntR family transcriptional regulator, with translation MTMNGPILPGTMDISLPLIRQQPQPTVADQVFDTLQQRILTLELPPQTKISETEVSRLMGVSRQPVREAFKRLAKLGFLQIRPQSGTTVSLISEEAVLRAQFIRTALEVKTCRKACETATAQALAPLHSLIARQKDAFAAKDRDMFHALDEEFHIAICELAGVRFVWDLIHESKAHMDRIRMLSLNTTSQQLALQEHIAILDAIAAGNADAAEAAMTEHLSRIVVLIDEVKKQQHSFFQETDT, from the coding sequence ATGACAATGAACGGTCCAATTCTACCGGGGACGATGGACATTTCCTTGCCTTTGATCAGACAGCAGCCACAACCCACTGTTGCAGATCAGGTATTCGACACGCTCCAGCAACGCATCCTGACACTGGAGTTACCCCCGCAAACCAAGATTTCCGAAACCGAAGTCTCAAGGTTGATGGGGGTTTCGCGTCAACCCGTTCGGGAAGCTTTCAAACGGCTGGCCAAACTGGGGTTTCTGCAAATTCGCCCGCAAAGCGGCACAACCGTCAGCCTGATCTCGGAAGAAGCTGTGCTGCGCGCGCAATTCATCCGTACAGCACTTGAGGTCAAGACCTGCCGCAAAGCATGTGAGACAGCAACGGCCCAGGCCCTCGCCCCCTTGCATAGTCTGATCGCCCGCCAAAAAGACGCCTTCGCGGCAAAAGACCGCGACATGTTTCACGCGCTGGACGAGGAATTCCACATCGCCATCTGTGAATTGGCCGGTGTCCGCTTCGTTTGGGATCTGATCCATGAAAGCAAGGCGCATATGGATCGCATTCGCATGTTGTCACTGAACACAACATCCCAGCAACTAGCGCTTCAGGAACATATTGCGATTCTGGATGCCATCGCTGCGGGGAATGCGGATGCAGCCGAAGCCGCGATGACAGAACACCTGTCGCGCATTGTCGTCCTGATCGACGAGGTCAAGAAACAGCAACATAGCTTCTTTCAGGAAACTGACACGTGA
- a CDS encoding sugar kinase, with translation MTRTVCIGECMIEMAPTDITGQFQMGFAGDTMNTAWYLRGLLGAEHQVDYFTALGGDSASRQMLAFLRAAGLGVDHIVQRDDRSVGLYVIQLDNGERSFSYWRGQSAARTLAQDKTVLEAVLKDADYAYFSGITLAILPPEDRARLRDALVALRAQGGQIVFDPNLRPALWSDPQEMRDEIMATAAISTIVLPSHEDEATWFEDGDPEATAMRYATAGAPTVIVKNGADAMFTYDCGQMAWHDPATVKSVVDTTAAGDSFNAGFLASVIGGEPLSEAVSSGAQLASKVIQSRGALVEMS, from the coding sequence GTGACACGCACCGTCTGCATCGGTGAGTGCATGATCGAAATGGCCCCCACCGATATCACCGGCCAGTTCCAGATGGGATTTGCGGGCGATACGATGAACACCGCTTGGTACCTGCGCGGCTTGCTCGGCGCGGAGCATCAGGTGGATTACTTTACGGCCTTGGGGGGCGATTCTGCATCCCGACAAATGCTGGCCTTCCTGCGCGCCGCAGGGCTTGGCGTTGACCATATCGTGCAGCGCGATGACCGCAGTGTCGGTCTTTACGTCATTCAGCTGGACAACGGTGAACGCAGTTTCAGCTACTGGCGCGGACAAAGTGCTGCGCGCACGCTGGCGCAGGACAAGACAGTGTTGGAAGCCGTCCTCAAAGATGCCGATTACGCCTATTTTTCTGGAATAACCCTCGCGATCCTCCCGCCCGAAGACCGCGCACGCTTGCGGGACGCCCTCGTCGCGCTGCGTGCGCAGGGCGGTCAGATCGTTTTCGACCCCAATCTGCGACCCGCGCTTTGGTCCGATCCGCAAGAGATGCGCGATGAAATCATGGCGACTGCTGCGATCAGCACGATCGTCCTGCCATCGCATGAAGACGAAGCAACCTGGTTCGAAGACGGCGATCCCGAAGCAACCGCAATGCGCTATGCCACCGCAGGCGCGCCGACGGTTATCGTCAAGAACGGTGCGGACGCGATGTTCACCTATGACTGCGGCCAAATGGCGTGGCATGACCCTGCTACCGTGAAATCCGTAGTCGACACGACAGCCGCCGGTGACAGTTTCAACGCAGGCTTTCTGGCATCGGTCATCGGTGGTGAACCACTCTCCGAGGCCGTCAGCAGTGGCGCGCAGCTGGCATCAAAGGTTATCCAGTCACGCGGTGCGCTGGTCGAGATGTCGTAA